The stretch of DNA GTCAAGTCATACCTCCTTGTCCTTTCATTCAAGTGTTGCTAGTAGATACAAGCCTTGAGAAGTTCTCAATAGCTCATGTAATGCAATATTTgtgtgctttgttttttctgcTGTTAATTCTTGGTGCCTTTGCAATCCAGTGGGGCTCTCAAGCATGGGAGGCTTAGCTTTTTGTTAGTGCAGAGTCTTGCTTGTCAGGAGAGAATTTTCCTTGCAACAAATAGACAACCTTGAGTCCACTAGGTTATTTAGAACCCATTCGCTATATCCTTGAAATACACAAGGGGGTGCTTCTTGAATTCAAAAGAAACCAGGGCTCTTAGAAATtgtcatgaaaagaaaaatttcagCACTCAAGCTGCAGAGTCTACTAGGCTCTCAAAACTAAGTCAGCTCTCTGTCGTTGTCCTATCTATCCCTCTATTGATTCTATATCACCTTTATCGTTCATCATTGGTTGAAGTCCTCTGTGCAGGTTAAGGATTTAAGGATAGAcacataatatctttttcacTGTGCTGTGCTGCTAGTTGGGTGACTGGTATCCCTGATGATTCTAAGTTTTGCTTTTTGAACATACAGGTTCCTGGACTTTTGAAAGTAAGGTATATTGGGCAAACCACAGTTGGAAGTGCTGCAATTTTTGGTCTCTTCCTGGGTGCTGGGAGCTTGATTCATTGCGGAAAGTCTTACTGACTTACCATCCATTTTGTAACCATAAGATTGATTCTCAACTAGAGAGATTTTGTATTTAAAgcgaaatatttttttggtagcAAATCTCAAACCATATAAGATCAAGCCTCTATTATGTCTGTTTATGTTTGTGGTTGGGACTTCTACCATCCAAAACTGCATTGCGAACTATTATAGGCCTCAAGGTTGGCTTTATATTACAAAGTACTGATCTATTTCATGAATCTGTACTTGACGTGATACATCATTAATCTCAAGTCTGCTTTCTAGACAAATTTAATCGCTGCTAATTTGTTGTTAATCGCACTTAAATGTTCAAATAGTTAACTGTGCTTCTACTctgtattaaattattttcagttACTACATGCTTGTAAGTAGGATGGCAATGGTTGCTTATGAGTTGTATTCTTTTATATAAGTATAGGATTTCATTTTATCCATTATCCATTAGAGAAGGTAGATTACAAATAAATCACCTATCGTTTTCAACCAGATTTAGGTTAAATTTTCATTCCTATGACTTTAAGATCCACgaaaatatttattagaatattaaGAAGAGCACCGAGACTAAcggcatttttatttttacctgtCAGCTTCATACCAATTGCGAGGATGAGTCGTGTGATTTAGGCCTAGCCCACTTGATAATTCCTTTCGCACGTTAGCCAAGACTGCTGCATTATTTATATGGTGATTGCTAGCAGTAACCATCTCACATTAATCGTCATAGGTAATGAACTTTGATGGAGTATTTTCTTGCTTCCATACTGGTCgttgaaatgaattttaatgGCTTTGTCAGTTTAATCTGGTGCAGTGCTACGCCAGTTGGCAGTTGCAATATTTATAACTCGAAAAAGTCAACTCTTTCCATCTTCTCTGCGATTCCTTTCTCCATGGGCCTGGGCTTAATAACTTTGCTACGTGTGGCTGTGTGTTCTTCCCTTATTCGTGGAAGATGATGGAAGTAAATTACAACGTGGAGATATTATCGTACATACTGTCGTTTGTCAAAAGGGCAAGGCACGGCACCAAAAGGTAGAAGCCTccaattttgaaacaaaatttagTCAAAAGTCAAGTTCACCTACATTCTCCTCTGCCGTTTCATTCTCCTCCTTCAATCACTCCTTAATAACAGAGATTACCTTTGCTTCCAGGTTCCAAGTCTTCATGCAATGTTGTTGAGGattttgttcttctttgtttgttgttgaTCATCAACTGAGAAACACCACATTAAGTGTGGGTTGAAGAGTTGTTCTagcaagctagctagctagctatcaTGGCAATGCAGCCAAGCTTGATCATACTGGTGGCATGTAGGGTTTGGAGGGTTTTGAGTGAGCTGATCTCTGTTTGCTTTATTGTTGCTGATGATGTTGCTGTCTCTCTGAGCCAACAACTAAATGTCGATTCTGATTGAGAGAAATCTTTGTCGTCGGTGGCCAATAGGGTTTGGAAGGTTTTTGATTCTTGAAGATTTGTACTTGTGGTTGCTTGATTATAGGGATTTAAATTCTTATTTCTGCTAATAATTCTGTAatcccagtttttttttttttttttttgataaaccCATAGATTGAAAAGAGTAATGATTTATACCCAAAAACACGAATAATAGATGATGACACAATTGCAACTTTGTGGAACTTTTATGGCtgtattttttctcttaattcatggttttttgtgataaaaattTGTGGTTTGTAGCATTACTCGTCTGAAAATTATATAGCAATAACATAAATCTTTGCAATGGCAAGATTTTCTCATCAGGCTGGGGTAGGTAGGATGAGCTAGGGTTTCTCACTCTGCAAAAACAGCGAAAAAGACAAGTTTTAATGCCAAAACTTTCTtacaaatttgaattgtttttgcaGCAACTCCTCGTCGAGCTTTGATGCAAAAATCAGTCACAGAAAACTCTTTACATGAGTGTGCATAAGGTTGATCACTCGATTGTGTTAAAGAAAAAGGCCATGAGTACATAATGTTGATATGGCTAAATTGTTGGTGTTTCTGCTGCATCTATCAAGAACcctaacaataataatttaggGTTGCTAATGGGTATtcacaaattaaatttcaattatatttataccCTATCCAAAAACCTTAAATATATCCACTATGTTTTAGACATTCATTTGACTATGTTATCcaagtattatttattatttaacataaaatatatattatatgggGCGCGcacaaaattatcatttcagcatgatttataaacaaaattcttTATAGAAAAAGATTGTACAAAATGTTCTGCTCGATTAATTCCGTCTCAAAGTATACAAGTATATACGATTTCAATCATACATGGCTATTGAAAAAGGGGCAAAATGGAAAGCAATGAACATGACTACAAGTTAAAGTTGTTAGTATGAGCACAGGCAGCAAGACATTCTCTCTGCACAGGCTGCAGGCCTTTATGATGCGACAATGGTTCTACTGAGGTGTCTGGGAATGTGGTGGGAGACCAGGTGGTAGTGGTGGAGGCATACCAGATTGGTTTCCAGACTGCAATTACGATTAACATATGTTAGCTCTTCTTGAACAAGCATAAATGTTGCATACACACGCCTGCTCAGAAACTAGTAACATTTAGAATTCTGTACAGACTCTCATGTTCGTTACTTGTAAGAGACATGAACCATGATATATGCAACccggaaaaaagaaaagcataacaGGAGCAGATAAAATTATGCATGCTTACATCAACAGTTTCCCTCgtcatattttaattgaattgctGTGATCATAAGTCAATAAATTCTAGAAATTTTGCCTAATCCAACACACTGTAGACTTCAATAAGAGACAATTATCTCCATGACACAACTCTGCATCTCTCTATTCTTCCCATCATAGTGATCAAAATGGCATGTTTTAGAGGGTTTGGTTTTCAGTTTTGCGAACTGATACCCATTCGGCATGGAAGTCAGTGgaccttttttaattgatatattaaacATTCCATGGGTTCCACAATGATCCGTGTTCAAGTACACTGTTTAAATTGTCTATGGGATCTGAAAATGACAGGGACAAAATACCATCACTTTACACTGGACATTTTTTGTGCAAATATGGGGATGGTACATGGTCCATAACAAAACAATGTGATGTCTATCTTACCTGGTAAGGATTAAACCCAGGCATCCTTGGCATCTGTCCACCTTGAGGATGGTTGAATGGACCGCCCTGTGGATACATTTGCCCCCCTGTGGCATTTGATTGGCCCTGCATATTGGGCAGGCCATTTGGAAAGCCCCCGCCGACTGGAGGGGCAGCACTTGTGGGCAAGGATCCTGAGTGCATTGGATTCATGCCCATAAAATGGCCCTGTGGCAACAGAGGTACCATCTGACTCATCGTCCCTTGCATCccctaaaaaggaaaaagaaagagtaaAATATAACATTCCAAATACGCTAAGGAAAGTGCTGAACAGATGTAACTTGAAACTAGAATtacaaaatctattttaaacgAGACCATGTCCTTTCAATCACTAAGCATGTTTCTAAGCAGAAGCCTGCTTTGCATCGTCAACCATGCAGAGAAACTACTTGAGAATCTTTTTAAGATATGCACCAAATTGCAACAATTGGAATTAAAGTGAGAGGGATTAGATGAActtgggaaagaaaaataaaagactggAGCGCTATATCATACCATTGGACCAGGCATTGATGAAGGCAAAGATCCGGGCATTGAAGATGGGATTGGTGAAGGCATGCCATGAGGAGGCATTTGAGGAGGGCGAGGTAGATGGGGATGAGAAAGCAGGGGTACATGGGATGGAGGCAGTAGCTGTTGCATGTTTGGAGGCGGCATAGGCAAAGGAGGCATGTGCTGAGGGAGTggttgctgttgctgctgctgctgaggaCTTTGCTGATATCCCTGCTGCTGATTGGCTGCACGAAATGACGGATGTGGAccaggaggaagaggaggcCCTCCAAAGGGCATAGAAACAGGAAGAGGCTGCCTCTGCTCTCCCTGCGATGCATCAAGAGATGTAATTGATAGTGGCATTGCAGCTCCAACACCTGGAATAGTTCCTTCATTTCGAGTCAGTCCAGGAGCAAATGGTCCTGGAGTTATCGGTGGTTCAGGTACATGGAAATTGCCAGGGAAGCGGCCACCAAGGGCAGGATTTTGCTCACCATAACCTGGTAGAGATGGTAATgcttagaaaattaattaataaaatatgctTTTGTATACTAATCATGTAATCATTGAAAATATCATGGCTTCAAATTTTTGGAACATGTACAAGGAGATTTTCTGGCCAACACAACACATGATTgaatttaatacaaaatattGATCAAGCCATGTTCGGCTTCACCAGTTTGTAAAGCCTAACCTTGGTTTTGACCCACGTTAAATTTATCACGGGCAGTGTCTCCTGGCCTATTTTGACACCAAAACTTTGTTGTGTGATCATTGCTACCACTGCAGAAAAAATTATGCAGGTTTAGTAACTGGTGAGGTAGAAACACCTTAGAAAGGGTCATAGATTAAAGCAATTtaatcatgtcatttttttttttaattttagtccaCCAGCAGAACATTGAAATACAATTATTTGATATTCAAATCTTTCATGAAAACCAAATTCTCAAAGTTGCAACAGCCAAGTACTCATTTAGCACAGCCAAGAACTCTCCTTCCTTTCTTTTAAATAGAAGATCATCATAGATAGAGTGCAAAATTCAGCACAAAAACGAAAATAAGAATcttaccaaataaaaatattgacaaaaggGTTTCCAATAATATCAACTAATGGAACACCTCAAACATACCAGAAGCAGAAAAGCATAATAAGCCAAAAAATCTATTCCATGATACACTGTTTGCTTCAAAAAACTTCATTCCTTAGGATTTTCAAGTTTCCATGCTTCAAAGGCAGCCTGTACGACTGTTTCATATATTAACGATGCAATTAGAGAGTAACTTGTGAAGCAGTTTGGATAATCAAATCTTTTACAAGTTAGATGACATGCACATTACAATGGCATTGATATGTGCCACTCACATTGCTCTTTAACAAGTTTACAAACCAACTTACGATGCTATAGAACAACAAACAAGACACTGCAACTTCTATATAACTAGAAAAAAGTAAAGCTGCAGTAACTATATTAAACCACATTCAATATTCCAAGCAATGACCCATGTCACCATTTTAACTTTCTTtctaataaaattcaagaaaggtaatttatttgaaaacccGTTCAAAAGGGAAGGAAAACTAAAACCAGTTAACATCCCAGGATATTCAATTAACTTGAATTTAGCGCATTTACCTGCAAAGAAGATATCCAATAGGATGCCATGAAAGATCCCAAACACTATTATCATGAGCACTGGAAACTTCAACCTGGGGGGTTTCATGCCTATACATCACAGTCATAGGATACAGAAGCTATATGAGATTACTTCCATATGAGCAGCAAGCAGCACAAATAgcatcaaacaagaaaatagaGTCAACCGACACAAccggaaaaaaaagaggaaataagATCAAAAGATTGGTTGTTTTCAGTAATCCaccatccaaaacaaaaaaggtttGATTACCAACAAATTCTGAGAAGAAATCTTAAGatctattttcttgttttcttatatttttccttGAATAATGAGCCCACAAAAAAATGATGGTTGGAGGACTCCATATACATCCCCTTCCACTGAATTACTTtaaattacacacacacacacaaaagaggGTTCTCTTCAACCTCCGTATACTCATTTCCTTGGCATAGATTTTCAATGccttgtaaatattttaatgaaaacatattaaaaacaaataacattcaATCACCTAATGTATACCATGATGAGAACTTCAGAAAGAAGTTGTAGAATAAtttaacagtaaaaaaaatagagttctATTTGAGATATCAACATTACCCCACAAGCCAATGGAAAATGGATCCGTCATAACTCCCACTAACAAAGTACTCTTCATGGAATGGATGCCAAGCCAATGCTGGAAATAGTAGAGAACATTTTTACGATAAGTATATCCTTGTATACAAATCACACCACAGAAAAGTTACAGaattaaaacaaacatgctAGCAATTTTAATCCGAGCTCAGCCAACAGTAAGCATGGCATATAAAAGTGGAAAATTCCCATAACTTTATAATCAAGGGCAGACCATTATACAACTGAATTTTATCCTCATATGATGTGCATAGGTGAAAGGTGTTACTAACCAGTCACGTCCTTCCGATGTCCGCGGAAAGATTCAAGCTCCTTCATTGCCCTTAAATCATAAAGCTGAAAATgtgcaaaaattacaaaaagaggGTCAAGGTAAAAGAGGGTCAACATTCAAGCCCCAACCCTTCATAAAAGAGACCTTTGATGTGAGAAAGAATTTGCAAACCTTGATGATTTGATCTTTTGAAGCAGTCAGCACCCAGTTACCATTTTGGTTCCATTTGACACAAAGAACGGTATTTTTGTGGCCATGACTGCAAAACCCATGCCGaacttgtcaatttttttataaaaatcctaAACCAAACCTTAGCCTAATCACCAAGAAAATATGCACTCACAATGAGCAAAGCTCTCTTCCAGATTTAGCATCCCAGAGTTTTACTAGGTTGTCTTTCCCacctaaaaaaaagtcaattagcAGCATCAACCACAACAATGCCAACTTAATAAAGAGATCATGAGGTTCCAAAAAGAAATGTATGGCTGACCTGAGACCAGAAGAGATTTTGAAGGGTGCCAATCAACACTCTTCACATCCCAACCATGGCCTGCCTGAGTTCAAAATGATGCAGATAAAACTCTTGAGGTTACTCAGTGCAAATATTATGAGCACAACACACAGACAGTAATCTAAGCCATCAGACTGTCACTTACACCAGAACTAGAAATACATGCAACAGTAAGTAGTCTGATCACATCATGGAAGCAAACCCATTAATATTCCTTGCATTAGTCTCTAAACTATCTCTCGCAGAAGAAAATGACTGAACAACATTCTTAGGCCCATTGCATATTTCAATATTCTTCTTTCAAGGTTAACTTTTCTGACTAAAAGCATGGCATTGTATCAAGCAATCTTAAAGAAACATCATTTGCAATAATTCAGGAGAATGGGAGAAAGAACATCCAATTAAGTACCATAAAAGAATCATCCCACACAAACTTAATATCATATGTTCATTGACCAAAAAACACATTACCCGTTAATGAACGCTCTTCATGGCACCGAGCAAAGTCCCAAACT from Populus trichocarpa isolate Nisqually-1 unplaced genomic scaffold, P.trichocarpa_v4.1 scaffold_67, whole genome shotgun sequence encodes:
- the LOC127904844 gene encoding uncharacterized protein LOC127904844, which produces MARDSCLARVTAGVAVGGAVGGAVGAVYGTYEAIRNRVPGLLKVRYIGQTTVGSAAIFGLFLGAGSLIHCGKSY
- the LOC127903891 gene encoding flowering time control protein FY-like isoform X1 yields the protein MNYGDPQQQQPQHQHQQPLQQHQHQQPQHQHQQPQHHHHQHMQQQPPPGGDFHRGQPPPMMRQPSASSTTLNPLDYHHHPQAAPGPPPPKYEANHGDGYGGKRMRKLTQRRAVDYTSTVVRYIQTRMWQWDLRDRTVLQHTPAAAIDVLPPVAYSDNPSTSFATKFVHTSLNKNRCSINRVLWTPNGKRLITGSQSGEFTLWNGQSFNFEMILQAHDQAIRSMVWSHNDNWMVSGDDGGSIKYWQSNMNNVKVNKSAHKESVRDLSFCRTDLKFCSCSDDTTVKVWDFARCHEERSLTGHGWDVKSVDWHPSKSLLVSGGKDNLVKLWDAKSGRELCSFHGHKNTVLCVKWNQNGNWVLTASKDQIIKLYDLRAMKELESFRGHRKDVTALAWHPFHEEYFVSGSYDGSIFHWLVGHETPQVEVSSAHDNSVWDLSWHPIGYLLCSGSNDHTTKFWCQNRPGDTARDKFNVGQNQGYGEQNPALGGRFPGNFHVPEPPITPGPFAPGLTRNEGTIPGVGAAMPLSITSLDASQGEQRQPLPVSMPFGGPPLPPGPHPSFRAANQQQGYQQSPQQQQQQQPLPQHMPPLPMPPPNMQQLLPPSHVPLLSHPHLPRPPQMPPHGMPSPIPSSMPGSLPSSMPGPMGMQGTMSQMVPLLPQGHFMGMNPMHSGSLPTSAAPPVGGGFPNGLPNMQGQSNATGGQMYPQGGPFNHPQGGQMPRMPGFNPYQSGNQSGMPPPLPPGLPPHSQTPQ
- the LOC127903891 gene encoding flowering time control protein FY-like isoform X2, yielding MNYGDPQQQQPQHQHQQPLQQHQHQQPQHQHQQPQHHHHQHMQQQPPPGGDFHRGQPPPMMRQPSASSTTLNPLDYHHHPQAAPDHGDGYGGKRMRKLTQRRAVDYTSTVVRYIQTRMWQWDLRDRTVLQHTPAAAIDVLPPVAYSDNPSTSFATKFVHTSLNKNRCSINRVLWTPNGKRLITGSQSGEFTLWNGQSFNFEMILQAHDQAIRSMVWSHNDNWMVSGDDGGSIKYWQSNMNNVKVNKSAHKESVRDLSFCRTDLKFCSCSDDTTVKVWDFARCHEERSLTGHGWDVKSVDWHPSKSLLVSGGKDNLVKLWDAKSGRELCSFHGHKNTVLCVKWNQNGNWVLTASKDQIIKLYDLRAMKELESFRGHRKDVTALAWHPFHEEYFVSGSYDGSIFHWLVGHETPQVEVSSAHDNSVWDLSWHPIGYLLCSGSNDHTTKFWCQNRPGDTARDKFNVGQNQGYGEQNPALGGRFPGNFHVPEPPITPGPFAPGLTRNEGTIPGVGAAMPLSITSLDASQGEQRQPLPVSMPFGGPPLPPGPHPSFRAANQQQGYQQSPQQQQQQQPLPQHMPPLPMPPPNMQQLLPPSHVPLLSHPHLPRPPQMPPHGMPSPIPSSMPGSLPSSMPGPMGMQGTMSQMVPLLPQGHFMGMNPMHSGSLPTSAAPPVGGGFPNGLPNMQGQSNATGGQMYPQGGPFNHPQGGQMPRMPGFNPYQSGNQSGMPPPLPPGLPPHSQTPQ
- the LOC127903891 gene encoding flowering time control protein FY-like isoform X3; the protein is MRKLTQRRAVDYTSTVVRYIQTRMWQWDLRDRTVLQHTPAAAIDVLPPVAYSDNPSTSFATKFVHTSLNKNRCSINRVLWTPNGKRLITGSQSGEFTLWNGQSFNFEMILQAHDQAIRSMVWSHNDNWMVSGDDGGSIKYWQSNMNNVKVNKSAHKESVRDLSFCRTDLKFCSCSDDTTVKVWDFARCHEERSLTGHGWDVKSVDWHPSKSLLVSGGKDNLVKLWDAKSGRELCSFHGHKNTVLCVKWNQNGNWVLTASKDQIIKLYDLRAMKELESFRGHRKDVTALAWHPFHEEYFVSGSYDGSIFHWLVGHETPQVEVSSAHDNSVWDLSWHPIGYLLCSGSNDHTTKFWCQNRPGDTARDKFNVGQNQGYGEQNPALGGRFPGNFHVPEPPITPGPFAPGLTRNEGTIPGVGAAMPLSITSLDASQGEQRQPLPVSMPFGGPPLPPGPHPSFRAANQQQGYQQSPQQQQQQQPLPQHMPPLPMPPPNMQQLLPPSHVPLLSHPHLPRPPQMPPHGMPSPIPSSMPGSLPSSMPGPMGMQGTMSQMVPLLPQGHFMGMNPMHSGSLPTSAAPPVGGGFPNGLPNMQGQSNATGGQMYPQGGPFNHPQGGQMPRMPGFNPYQSGNQSGMPPPLPPGLPPHSQTPQ
- the LOC127903891 gene encoding flowering time control protein FY-like isoform X4, whose protein sequence is MWQWDLRDRTVLQHTPAAAIDVLPPVAYSDNPSTSFATKFVHTSLNKNRCSINRVLWTPNGKRLITGSQSGEFTLWNGQSFNFEMILQAHDQAIRSMVWSHNDNWMVSGDDGGSIKYWQSNMNNVKVNKSAHKESVRDLSFCRTDLKFCSCSDDTTVKVWDFARCHEERSLTGHGWDVKSVDWHPSKSLLVSGGKDNLVKLWDAKSGRELCSFHGHKNTVLCVKWNQNGNWVLTASKDQIIKLYDLRAMKELESFRGHRKDVTALAWHPFHEEYFVSGSYDGSIFHWLVGHETPQVEVSSAHDNSVWDLSWHPIGYLLCSGSNDHTTKFWCQNRPGDTARDKFNVGQNQGYGEQNPALGGRFPGNFHVPEPPITPGPFAPGLTRNEGTIPGVGAAMPLSITSLDASQGEQRQPLPVSMPFGGPPLPPGPHPSFRAANQQQGYQQSPQQQQQQQPLPQHMPPLPMPPPNMQQLLPPSHVPLLSHPHLPRPPQMPPHGMPSPIPSSMPGSLPSSMPGPMGMQGTMSQMVPLLPQGHFMGMNPMHSGSLPTSAAPPVGGGFPNGLPNMQGQSNATGGQMYPQGGPFNHPQGGQMPRMPGFNPYQSGNQSGMPPPLPPGLPPHSQTPQ